A single window of Macaca mulatta isolate MMU2019108-1 chromosome 9, T2T-MMU8v2.0, whole genome shotgun sequence DNA harbors:
- the NT5C2 gene encoding cytosolic purine 5'-nucleotidase isoform X4: MSKEGVFVNRSLAMEKIKCFGFDMDYTLAVYKSPEYESLGFELTVERLVSIGYPQELLSFAYDSTFPTRGLVFDTLYGNLLKVDAYGNLLVCAHGFNFIRGPETREQYPNKFIQRDDTERFYILNTLFNLPETYLLACLVDFFTNCPRYTSCETGFKDGDLFMSYRSMFQDVRDAVDWVHYKGSLKEKTVENLEKYVVKDGKLPLLLSRMKEVGKVFLATNSDYKYTDKIMTYLFDFPHGPKPGSSHRPWQSYFDLILVDARKPLFFGEGTVLRQVDTKTGKLKIGTYTGPLQHGIVYSGGSSDTICDLLGAKGKDILYIGDHIFGDILKSKKRQGWRTFLVIPELAQELHVWTDKSSLFEELQSLDIFLAELYKHLDSSSNERPDISSIQRRIKKVTHDMDMCYGMMGSLFRSGSRQTLFASQVMRYADLYAASFINLLYYPFSYLFRAAHVLMPHESTVEHTHVDINEMESPLATRNRTSVDFKDTDYKRHQLTRSISEIKPPNLFPLAPQEITHCHDEDDDEEEEEEEE; the protein is encoded by the exons TGTACAAGTCCCCGGAGTATGAGTCCCTTGGTTTTGAGCTTACTGTGGAGAGATTAGTTTCTATTGGCTATCCCCAGGAGTTGCTCAGCTTTGCTTATGATTCTACATTCCCTaccag GGGACTTGTCTTTGACACACTATATGGAAATCTTTTGAAAGTCGATGCCTATGGAAACCTCTTGGTCTGTGCACATGGATTTAACTTTATAAGGGG acCAGAAACTAGAGAACAGTATCCAAATAAATTTATCCAGCGAGATGATACTGAAAGATTTTACATTCTGAACACACTATTCAACCTACCAG AGACCTACCTGTTGGCCTGCCTAGTAGATTTTTTTACTAATTGTCCCAGATATACCAG TTGTGAAACAGGATTTAAAGATGGGGACCTCTTCATGTCCTACCGGAGTATGTTCCAGGATGTAAGAGATGCTGTTGACTGGGTTCATTACAAG GGCTCCCTTAAGGAAAAGACAGTTGAAAATCTTGAGAAGTATGTAGTCAAAGAT GGAAAACTGCCTTTGCTTCTGAGCCGGATGAAGGAAGTAGGGAAAGTATTTCTTGCTACCAACAGTGACTATAAATATACAGAT aaaattatgACTTACCTGTTTGACTTCCCACATGGCCCCAAG CCTGGGAGCTCCCATCGACCATGGCAGTCCTACTTTGACCTGATCTTGGTGGATGCACGGAAACCACTCTTTTTTGGAGAAGGCACAGTACTGCGTCAAGTGGATACT AAAACTGGCAAGCTGAAAATTGGTACCTACACAGGCCCCCTACAGCATGGTATCGTCTACTCAGGAG GTTCTTCTGATACGATCTGTGATCTGCTGGGAGCCAAGGGAAAAGACATTTTGTATATTGGAGATCACATTTTTGgggacattttaaaatcaaagaaacGGCAAGGGTGGCGAACTTTTTTGGTGATTCCCGAACTTGCACAGGAGCTGCATGTCTGGACCGACAAGAGTT CACTTTTCGAAGAACTTCAGAGCTTGGATATTTTCTTGGCTGAACTCTACAA gCACCTTGACAGCAGTAGCAATGAGCGTCCAGATATTAGTTCCATCCAGAGACGTATTAAG AAAGTAACTCATGACATGGACATGTGCTATGGGATGATGGGAAGCCTGTTTCGCAGTGGCTCCCGGCAGACCCTTTTTGCCAGTCAAGTGATGCGTTACGCTGACCTCTATGCAGCATCTTTCATCAACCTGCTGTATTACCCATTCAGCTACCTCTTCAGGGCTGCCCATGTCTTG ATGCCTCATGAATCAACGGTGGAGCACACACACGTAGATAtcaatgagatggagtctcctcttGCCACCCGGAACCGCACATCAGTGGATTTCAAAGACACTGACTACAAGCGGCACCAGCTGACACGGTCAATTAGTGAGATTAAACCTCCCAACCTCTTCCCACTGGCCCCCCAGGAAATTACACACTGccatgatgaagatgatgatgaagaggaggaggaggaggaagaataa